Proteins found in one Dermacentor silvarum isolate Dsil-2018 chromosome 8, BIME_Dsil_1.4, whole genome shotgun sequence genomic segment:
- the LOC119460797 gene encoding gamma-tubulin complex component 5: protein MALQDYVLPPYWNRCNNLPAAAPAHSTISSNLVTEWETYLNSCGVVTPTGEHSMLSERLLLREVLWMLRGTKELFAFSWNGMEYVVNDNFKLSHVTQVAVKNQLEEVCRYASYVAHLQDFISETAGAGAKTSVVTLTFQAFANSISEQLAPYNTHLVQLEKVLIEQNETFTLLMLLQDMHPYFELVSHMHDIYRSVLPSDTTASPVQRTVKLLSVLERTLVSATILSKHRPQTVGLYLDTMKPFIDFVDELSSSGKLTDPYQEFPIRRARDIAFEDPRYWKESLYICDSDYLDTVMGRHLLPLTSAGKSMEHLMHAMQSRNDVLKSMPRTLYVSIINNIPRLESEVECEAEQAATLGNVAEVFEEIRQWTKQIGCFGLINVACEQQSSKTDSATRNLTCTLFQIQQAITTAVTERWRENSAKFLHFLKSECELSKQIDTIHGHFLMFAGEIMHLFTTEMFSKLLSDTPATWQNLSFLNFALQEALSWHCKPVPFLRNLSMRLKDSSAKVQLDGFDNVVLRYDVSWPVSIVLTETTLNLYNRIFIFLCKVKCAKFALEELHFQELCSCHVRETVTMKRVALSLQLLRFQILTFLNSFHACLMQEVLHGSKLAFDKELDSATDLDAVIKCHEGFVAKVFRQCLLSEPFSDLREPVLSFLKLCIKLHILWNRGVENVAWSEVKNIHDGFIKCHVMIKRMAKIYVNRGYADSSRLLTFALDMPYLHIVAT from the coding sequence ATGGCACTGCAAGATTACGTCCTGCCGCCGTACTGGAACCGGTGTAATAATCTTCCTGCCGCGGCTCCTGCGCACTCCACAATTTCTTCGAATTTAGTCACAGAATGGGAAACATACCTGAACAGCTGTGGCGTTGTAACGCCGACAGGCGAGCACAGCATGCTGTCGGAGCGGCTTTTGCTTCGCGAGGTGCTGTGGATGCTGCGCGGTACGAAAGAACTGTTTGCGTTTTCCTGGAATGGAATGGAATACGTCGTCAACGACAATTTCAAGTTGTCGCACGTCACTCAAGTAGCCGTGAAGAACCAACTGGAGGAAGTGTGCCGCTATGCGTCATACGTAGCGCATTTGCAAGACTTTATTTCAGAAACTGCAGGTGCCGGAGCTAAGACGTCTGTGGTGACGCTTACTTTCCAAGCTTTTGCGAACTCTATTTCGGAGCAGCTGGCACCCTACAACACACACCTTGTGCAACTTGAAAAAGTGCTCATAGAACAAAATGAGACGTTTACGCTTTTAATGCTGCTGCAGGACATGCATCCCTACTTTGAGCTTGTAAGCCATATGCACGACATTTATCGTAGCGTTCTGCCCAGTGACACCACAGCCAGCCCTGTGCAGAGGACGGTCAAGCTGCTCAGCGTTCTCGAGCGGACCTTAGTAAGTGCCACAATTCTAAGCAAACACAGGCCACAAACGGTGGGCCTGTATCTGGATACCATGAAACCCTTCATTGACTTCGTCGACGAGCTAAGCAGCAGTGGAAAACTGACAGATCCATATCAAGAGTTTCCTATTAGACGTGCTCGTGACATTGCGTTTGAAGACCCGAGGTACTGGAAGGAATCTCTCTACATTTGTGATTCAGATTACTTGGACACTGTCATGGGGCGCCATTTACTGCCACTCACGTCTGCAGGCAAGTCAATGGAGCACCTGATGCACGcgatgcagagcagaaacgatgtCCTGAAGAGCATGCCGAGGACACTATACGTTTCCATTATTAACAACATTCCTCGCCTTGAAAGCGAAGTGGAATGTGAGGCAGAACAAGCTGCAACTTTGGGAAATGTTGCAGAAGTATTTGAAGAAATTAGGCAGTGGACTAAACAGATTGGTTGCTTTGGGCTGATTAATGTGGCATGTGAGCAGCAGTCGAGCAAGACAGACAGTGCAACACGTAATCTAACCTGCACACTGTTTCAAATTCAGCAAGCCATCACAACTGCGGTAACAGAAAGATGGCGTGAGAACAGTGCCAAGTTCCTCCATTTCCTCAAATCTGAATGCGAACTTTCCAAGCAAATCGACACCATTCACGGTCACTTTCTTATGTTTGCCGGCGAGATTATGCACTTGTTTACTACTGAGATGTTCTCAAAGCTCTTGTCAGATACTCCAGCGACGTGGCAGAACTTGTCATTCTTGAATTTCGCCCTGCAGGAGGCACTGTCTTGGCACTGCAAACCAGTTCCTTTCTTAAGGAATCTGAGCATGAGACTGAAGGACAGTTCAGCCAAGGTACAGCTGGATGGCTTTGACAATGTTGTGCTTCGCTATGATGTATCATGGCCAGTGTCAATTGTGTTGACTGAAACTACTCTCAATTTATACAACCGGATCTTTATTTTCCTTTGCAAGGTGAAGTGTGCCAAGTTTGCTCTCGAAGAACTGCATTTCCAGGAGCTCTGCAGCTGCCATGTCAGGGAGACGGTGACAATGAAGCGGGTTGCTCTCTCCCTCCAGCTACTGAGATTCCAAATCCTCACTTTTCTTAACTCTTTCCATGCTTGCCTTATGCAAGAAGTTCTGCATGGCAGCAAATTAGCCTTTGACAAAGAACTTGACAGTGCCACAGATCTGGACGCTGTGATCAAGTGCCACGAAGGATTTGTTGCCAAAGTGTTCCGTCAGTGCCTGCTGAGCGAGCCATTTAGTGATCTGCGAGAACCGGTACTGTCTTTTCTAAAGCTCTGCATCAAGTTGCACATCCTCTGGAACAGAGGTGTGGAGAATGTAGCTTGGTCTGAAGTCAAAAATATCCATGACGGCTTCATAAAATGCCACGTCATGATCAAGCGCATGGCCAAGATTTATGTGAACCGGGGGTATGCAGACTCGTCACGGTTATTAACTTTTGCTCTTGATATGCCCTATTTACATATCGTAGCAACCTAG